In Propionispora vibrioides, the sequence TGAACATCATCACCAGAAAAACAAAGATAGCTCCCATTGCAATAAATGGGGCCTGAGCCGCCTCGACCGTTTCCTTCAGCTTCGCTGACGCCCTGTACCAAAAAGGCAACATGGCGGCGGTAAACACGGCACAGGTAGATGGACTTAAATACCCGTCAGGTATATGCATACAACTCCTCCTCATCTCATAAACATGCTAAGCCTTACTCGTGACTGTGCGGCTCTTCCGGCTCCAGGTGGGTAACCGACAGCTCCGCGTAAACAACCTGTTTTAAGACCTGGATGCTTTGCTGCAGTTCCTTCAATCGTTTAAGCACTCCCCGTACCACAATAATCTCAAGACACTGCTGTGCATTCAGATGAATATGCATAGTCGAAACAATCTCGTGATGGAAGCGGTGCTGCAGCTCGGTCAAACCGTCCGATAAATGATGATGATAGACCAGCACGATGGTCCCGGCTACCTGCTCATCCAAGCGAAGTTGATTAGGATCAATGAGCGCCTTCCTGACCAGATCACGCAGGGCCTCCGAACGGTTGTTATATCCCTGATGGGCGATTAACTTATCAAACTGC encodes:
- the nikR gene encoding nickel-responsive transcriptional regulator NikR codes for the protein MEDNELVRFGVSMNRDLVEQFDKLIAHQGYNNRSEALRDLVRKALIDPNQLRLDEQVAGTIVLVYHHHLSDGLTELQHRFHHEIVSTMHIHLNAQQCLEIIVVRGVLKRLKELQQSIQVLKQVVYAELSVTHLEPEEPHSHE